From the genome of Verrucomicrobiota bacterium:
GGCTCACGCTGGCCCCGAAACCATTGGTGACGGCCACGAGCCGCCCCACCTTGTCAAAACCGAACCGAGCCACCACATCCGCCTGATTGGTCACCGTCACGCGCCGGTTCAAGCCATCGTACCCGAACCGCTCGCTGGTGGTATCCGGGTAGGTCACCTTGGTTTGGCGATTCAACCGGTCGAACGTATAGGTTACCGCCCGGCCCAAGGCATCCACCGTATTGGTTTGGTTGCCGTTGGCATCGAATGCAAACAGATTGGTCTGCCCCAAGGCGTTTACCAAGCCAACCCGCCGCCCGGCCGCGTCATACAGGAAGGTGGTCGCCTGGGTATTGCGCGGAGCCGGACTCATGCTGGAGGGCAGCGGCTGGGACCATTGCACCGTCGTTGCCAACCGGCCCGCCTGATCATAACGATTTTCCGTGTAGGCGTCGTCGGGAAAGCTGGTTTTGGTCAGTCGCCCGGCCTTGTCGTACGCATAGGAAACAGTACGTCCCGCCCGATCGGTGCTGCGGGTGCGCCTCCCCTCGTTGTCGTACCCCACCGATTCACTGGCTTGTTGGGCCGTCCCCAAGGCAAAGACCGTGTTGGTTAGCAACCCCCGTGCGTCATAATCAAAACGGGTCACCAACGCCAGCTTATTGGTGGTATAGGCCACTTTCCCGGCGGCATCATAAACGGTGGCACTGCGGTACCCGTCCGGTTCAATTACCGCAATAATGCGGTTGGCGGCATCAAAAACATTGGTGGTCCACAGGGCCTGTTTGCTACCGCTGGGCAGCGTGCGCTCGCGTCGTTCAATGATACGGTTGCCGTTGTTATCACGAATGTAGGTGCTTCGATTGCCCAAAGAGTCGGTAACGTTGGTCAAGTAACCCGAGGAGTTGTAACCATTGGTGGTCCAGGCCGCCTCGGTCAAGCCGAAGGCGTTGGTTTCCGTCAAGCGATTGCCTTTGCTGTCATATTTATAGCGGCTGACGATTTTCAGCGCATTCGTCACGGCGGTAAGGTTGCCTTTGATGTCATACGCGTTCGTGGTTCCGTACCCCAGGTTGTCCAGCACCACCAACGGTTGGCCGTAGCTATTATACGTGGCACTGGCCGACGCCCCGATCTCATTGGTCACCCCGATCAAATCATCGTTATCGCTATAGGCAAAGAGGCTGGTGGCCCCCAGCGCATTGATTTGGGCGAGTTTGCGCCCCATAGAGTCGTATTGGTACGAGGTTACCGCCCCCGCGCCATCCTGCACCCGCGAAACCAAACCCGCATCCGTGTAATCCTGATAGGTGGTGCGCTGGTTCTTATCGGTCACCACCTGCCGCCGCCCGTTCTGCTCATAGCTGTAGCTGGTGTAGTTGCCCAAAGCATCGTATTGCCGCTGCAAACGCCCGCTGCTGTCATAGGTATTGCTGATAACCGTAATGCCCCGGCCATCAATCACCTGGGTAATGGAATATGGGAACCGGGTATCATCGTACGCATAGCCGGTATTGACATAGGTGCCGGAACCGGCGCGATTGACCAGCCGAGCCACGTTGGTCAGGTTCCCGTTGCCAGCGTAGCTGTATTTCAAGGCAGGTGCGCCGTTGCTGGAAATCGCAATGGGATCATAGATTTCAGCGATGAACCCATTGGAGCGGGTAAGCATGACGGTTTGACCGCTGCTATGGGCGATGCTATCGGGCGCATAGGTCAGGCTGTTGTTGTTACGGTCAGTTTTCTGGTACAGCGTGCCATCGGTATTGAACTTGTACTTGAGGCCATCCGTGGCGGTGAACGTGAATTCAGACAAGTCCGGCTCGTACAGCGTATCTGGCCAGCCATCCACGAATACTTTGGGGGTTATCACGCCCGCCCATCCATCCAAGTCATCATCCATGCCTAGGTCAGCCACTGTCGGCACCGACAACTGGCCGAGCCCGTTGGCGGATAGGAACTCCAGCCGGATAGTGTGAAAATTGTAACCACTCGGACTTTGGGAAGCCGTTTTGCACTCGTTACTGCTGCTGGTGAAAATAAAGCGCGGTTTGAAATAGTATTGCTCGCTTTGGCTCATGGACACGACCACCCAGTGGTCCGACCCTTCCACCATGCAATAGTTGATACCGCTTCTGGTGCCGGTCCAGCCACTGGACAAATCCAAACGTTTTTCAATTCGGGCGGTGTCATAATCCAGTCGCCCATTCCTACCAAAACTATTAGTACTTTCAAAACGCGGGTCGTGGCTGCGATTGATGATGATAGGCAAGCCGGGAGCCGGAATTTGCAGGTCGGTAGTCGCAAGGGTGAACTGGCCAATGTTGGTGGGGAAATTCACCGTCACTGCCAGCGTCGTTGAAGATAGGCTGGCATACGTCGGGTCACTGCAAAAGGCCAGTGCGGACAGGGAATGATTGCCCGCCGGGACGTTCTTCCATTCCAGCGAATACATACTGTTATTGTTCGTCGCGGTCCCAATCAGCGTGCTGCCCGCGTAAAACAAAACTTGGGTGATACCGCCGCTGCCGGTGGTGGCGGTGGCTTGCAGCAGGATATTCGTGGGCACGGTGAAGGTGGCCGCGTAGGTCGGCTGATTCCAATAAACTGAAATGGTGGGATTCCGCGCAATGGTCACAGTGCCGGTGGAGGTCCAGTAGCCGTCATAGGATTCCAGTTGTACCGTGTAGATCCCGTCATCGGACATCGTGGCGGCGGGGTTGGTGGCATTGACGTTGTCGAAGGTGACGGTGCCCGGCCCGGTGACCTGCCGCCAATAGTTGCTCAACGTGGCATTCATCAAGCCGTCATCGGCGGCCACCCCTTGCAGGGTCACGGTGTCCCCGCCATTGGTGACTTGCTGCGGCCCGCCATAGACTGCTGGCGGCGTGTTGACAAAGAAATTGCCGGTGGCTACCTCGCTATCCAGCAGACCATCCCGGATTCCCCGTGCCTTCAACACCGTGCGGCGGGCAATGGCAATCTTGCCACCGGGAGACAGATAGGTGCTGGCGGTGGTGGGAGTGGATTCATCGGTGGTATAATAGATATAGGCGTAATCGGTGGGACAGGTAACCGTCACCATGGCGTTGCTGTTATTGGTCACCCCGGCGGGCGAGAACACCGGCATGGCCACTTGGGGTGGCGGATTGGAATTCGCCACATAATTGGAGGACACCCGGAAGAAACCCCAATTGGTGTCCGGCAACACCAATTCAAAATCCACCTGGTTCAAAGCGCCGGTGACCAGCAAGGGCCAGTTGGTAGTGGCCAGCGCATTGGTAAAGTAAATATCGTACCGGATGTTGGTGGCCGGCCCGATGACCGACAGCTTGACCGTGTTGCTGGGGGTAAGAATGGGTGTGCGCAGCGTGACTTGCCCTTGAAGCAATAAAACCACAGAAGAGACGGCCATTATCAGAGCGACCCCGAGTCGGCGGCGATTATTTTTCATAGTTTTTCTTTCAACCGGTCTTGCTCCGCCAACGGCAGCCTCTTGTCCATTAGGCCGTCGCTAACAGCGACGTAAAACGATGGTGTGATTAAAACTGCTTCTCAACAGCCTTTCGTTTAAGGATGGGTGATCTATAACCATTACTTTTCTAAGATGCAAAGGGAAAAAATGGAAATCGTAACGCGCCCGTAAAAGCGTTGGATGGAGAAAAACTTGTGACTTTTCCCGGTTTTCTTCGTACAGTTCCGCCATGGATTTGAAGTATTGGCGGTATGAGTTGCGGCTGACAGATACCTGGCGCATTGCCAGTAATCTGGATTCCGGCGGCAAGACGGCCCATCCGGTGGTGTTTGTCGAATTAACCGCTCCGGATGGGCTGCAGGGGTATGGCGAAAGCGCGCCGTCCCACCGATATCTGGAGACGGTGGATACGGTGGTGGAGTTTCTGCACCGCGTGGATGCCACCCGCTTGTCATTCCAGGATATTCCCGCCAGTTTGGAGTATCTTGACGCGTTGGCACCCGGTCATCATGCGGCCAGAGCCGCGCTGGATGTGGCATTGTGGGATGGCGCCGCGCGGGCGGTCGCAAAACCGGTTCATGATCTCCTGGGACTTGGCTTTTCCGAGGGACGGCACCGCACCGCCTTCAGCATTGGCATTTCCTCCCCCCCGCGTATCCGTGAGAAAGTGTTGAATGCGGCGGCGTTCCCGATCTTGAAACTGAAACTGGGCAGCGAGCGGGATCACGAAAACCTGGCGGCCTTGCGCTCTGCCGCGCCTGATAAACCGCTAATGGTGGACGCGAACGAGGCGTGGCAAACGAAGGAAGCGGCGTTGAACAATCTGGAATGGCTGGCGGATGATGGTCGCATACTGCTGGTCGAGCAACCCATGCCTGCCACAGCCGCCACTGCTGATCTGGCCTGGCTAAAAGCACGTACCCCGCTGCCGCTGTTTGCGGACGAATCGTGTCGGTTTGAATCGGATATTGTCGCGTGTGCCGCTGGTTTTCATGGCGTCAATGTCAAGCTGGTCAAGTGCGGGGGAATTTATTGGGCCATGAAAATGCTGCAAGCCGCTCAACGGGCCGGGCTGAAAACCATGCTGGGCTGCATGATTGAATCCAGTTTATTGATCAGCGCCGCTGCGCACTTGGCGGAGTTGGCGGATTATCTCGATCTGGATGGCAACCTGTTGATTGCCAATGATCCGTTTGAAGGGGTGACTGCGGAGCAGGGCCAACTATCCTTTGCCCGGTGTGCGCAACCAAAGGGGCTGCGAGTTCGGATGAGAAGCGGAAGTTGCTCCAAATAGCTGATGGTGGATAGTCCCGTGGAATCTATTTCTTGGCCTCCAATTGTTCGGTGACTTTATCGAGCAGGTCTTCGGCTTCTTTGAATTTGCCTTGGCCAATCAGGGTGCCTAGTTGTGACCGAGTGTCTTCCAAGGAGGATATATCCCGGCCTTCCTGTCGGGCGCGTTGGGCGGCCATTTGCGCGCGCGCCATTTTGGCCTGCACGCCAGTCATCTTGGTCTTAAGTTCCTTGAGCTGGGCTTGTTGTTCGGGTGTGAGCAGGTTTTTCAGGCGTATTAACATGCCCAGTTGCAGGCGTTTAACCGCACTCTCGCTCTCGGATACTTTGTCGGCCTGTGCGAGCACTACCGCTTCGTTGGGGCGCGCATCTTTGGTGAGGTCCACCAGTTTTTCGTTATCCTCCTTGAGCTGTGATTGTAATCCCGGCATCTGGTCATGCATCTGGCGCACCTCGCTTTGGAGTTGCTGTTTTTGGTCTTCGGTGAGGTCCAGCATTGGGGCTGCCTGCATAATCAGGTCTGGCGGGAAAAGGTTTTCGCCGAACGGATCGGGCCGTCCGCGCTGGGGAGCTGGATCAGGCCGGGGAGAAGGCGTGGGCTGTGGGGCGGCGTACAGAAAGTTGGCGGTGATGCACGCTAGGGTAATGATTTTAGTTGGGTCGTACGTTTTCATAGGGGCAATATAACATGAATTAAAAAATATTACAGGGTTTTCGTCAGCCGATTTAGTTTGAGGCACCCCTGAATAAGATCTGCAAAAGGACTTAACAATCTCACCTGGCCGCCACTGACAATGCTTGCCCATTTTTTTAAATCCGAAAAACTTTTTGTCGGGACTGGTGTTTTACCTTAAAATCGGTATATTACTAACGTGAACAGATTTCTGAAAAGCTGGGGTTGGGTGGCTGTTTGGATCGGCGTGGCCGGTGTGGCCAGCGCCAACTTGGATATTGATGAACGGTTCAATACCATCAAGCAGCGCAACATGTTCGGACTCAAAGACCCGCCTCCGCCACCGGAACCCCCGCCGGAGCCGCCGCCCACCACCACGGTCAAGATTACCGGAACCATGAAACTCATGGGGACCAAGCGCGCAATTCTCCTGGTTCAGGAGCAGGGGAAACAGCCTGAATCCAAGATTTTCAAGGAGGGGGAGACCATCGGAGCAATCGAGGTCAAGGAAATTGATCCGGCCGGAGGGACTGCGAAAATCGTCAATAATGGCCGCGAGATGACCATCAGCCTTTCCAAAGACGGAGTGACTCCCGCCGCCGGCCCGGCCGCTGGCGCACCCGCTACTGCGGCCGTCCCCGGCGGAGCGCC
Proteins encoded in this window:
- a CDS encoding RHS repeat-associated core domain-containing protein, producing MKNNRRRLGVALIMAVSSVVLLLQGQVTLRTPILTPSNTVKLSVIGPATNIRYDIYFTNALATTNWPLLVTGALNQVDFELVLPDTNWGFFRVSSNYVANSNPPPQVAMPVFSPAGVTNNSNAMVTVTCPTDYAYIYYTTDESTPTTASTYLSPGGKIAIARRTVLKARGIRDGLLDSEVATGNFFVNTPPAVYGGPQQVTNGGDTVTLQGVAADDGLMNATLSNYWRQVTGPGTVTFDNVNATNPAATMSDDGIYTVQLESYDGYWTSTGTVTIARNPTISVYWNQPTYAATFTVPTNILLQATATTGSGGITQVLFYAGSTLIGTATNNNSMYSLEWKNVPAGNHSLSALAFCSDPTYASLSSTTLAVTVNFPTNIGQFTLATTDLQIPAPGLPIIINRSHDPRFESTNSFGRNGRLDYDTARIEKRLDLSSGWTGTRSGINYCMVEGSDHWVVVSMSQSEQYYFKPRFIFTSSSNECKTASQSPSGYNFHTIRLEFLSANGLGQLSVPTVADLGMDDDLDGWAGVITPKVFVDGWPDTLYEPDLSEFTFTATDGLKYKFNTDGTLYQKTDRNNNSLTYAPDSIAHSSGQTVMLTRSNGFIAEIYDPIAISSNGAPALKYSYAGNGNLTNVARLVNRAGSGTYVNTGYAYDDTRFPYSITQVIDGRGITVISNTYDSSGRLQRQYDALGNYTSYSYEQNGRRQVVTDKNQRTTYQDYTDAGLVSRVQDGAGAVTSYQYDSMGRKLAQINALGATSLFAYSDNDDLIGVTNEIGASASATYNSYGQPLVVLDNLGYGTTNAYDIKGNLTAVTNALKIVSRYKYDSKGNRLTETNAFGLTEAAWTTNGYNSSGYLTNVTDSLGNRSTYIRDNNGNRIIERRERTLPSGSKQALWTTNVFDAANRIIAVIEPDGYRSATVYDAAGKVAYTTNKLALVTRFDYDARGLLTNTVFALGTAQQASESVGYDNEGRRTRSTDRAGRTVSYAYDKAGRLTKTSFPDDAYTENRYDQAGRLATTVQWSQPLPSSMSPAPRNTQATTFLYDAAGRRVGLVNALGQTNLFAFDANGNQTNTVDALGRAVTYTFDRLNRQTKVTYPDTTSERFGYDGLNRRVTVTNQADVVARFGFDKVGRLVAVTNGFGASVSQWATYAYDEAGNQTNQVDALGRMTRFEFDALGRKIRTVQPGGQTEGFAFDAGGNQIRYTNFNGVILTNQYDALNRLTNKTSGSYFVRFTYSSTGQRATMADASGNYSYLYDCRDRLTTNSGPVGTLVYAFDEFGRLTTSASMTANGVSLTYQYDALNRLTIVADSVAGTSGYGFDAVGNLQSLRYPNAVTNTYSYSSLNRLTNLTAKSASGTLASFAYQLGTASNRTNLIELVNGVSRTSAWQYDALYRLTNETITGTAPIGAVAYQYDAVGNRTNRTSTLSGLTNQTLAYVTNDWLASDVYDNNGNTRTNGGNVYQYDVEGRLTNATVGGVSASYTYNADGTRVSKTTGGTTTLYLVDDRNPTGYAQVLEELTSSGGVTNLAMVYSYGLDLISQRNLLTGTQSFFGSDGNGNTRYLAGANGVITDTYGFDAFGTVITSSGSTTNNYLYAGEQYDPTLGLYYLRARYLNAGMGRFCTRDVFEGFQKSPLSLHKYLYCQANPINGVDPSGHEFNIISIQTVTMQYGVLAARLAPAIAAGAKWAKNTLAGAQRVVNLAQTVVANGGDIVAYEDQVQRAIQGGVQLIGKARLDLVVRLPGRDVNTLIESKGVPWNLWGTSGWQGYIDQLVNQASKFAQANQAANGATIGERVISFTTRIPPGLEEAGAALNGIMRTYYNQVLFGDQALQQFLSQGL
- a CDS encoding dipeptide epimerase, yielding MDLKYWRYELRLTDTWRIASNLDSGGKTAHPVVFVELTAPDGLQGYGESAPSHRYLETVDTVVEFLHRVDATRLSFQDIPASLEYLDALAPGHHAARAALDVALWDGAARAVAKPVHDLLGLGFSEGRHRTAFSIGISSPPRIREKVLNAAAFPILKLKLGSERDHENLAALRSAAPDKPLMVDANEAWQTKEAALNNLEWLADDGRILLVEQPMPATAATADLAWLKARTPLPLFADESCRFESDIVACAAGFHGVNVKLVKCGGIYWAMKMLQAAQRAGLKTMLGCMIESSLLISAAAHLAELADYLDLDGNLLIANDPFEGVTAEQGQLSFARCAQPKGLRVRMRSGSCSK
- a CDS encoding Spy/CpxP family protein refolding chaperone, whose amino-acid sequence is MKTYDPTKIITLACITANFLYAAPQPTPSPRPDPAPQRGRPDPFGENLFPPDLIMQAAPMLDLTEDQKQQLQSEVRQMHDQMPGLQSQLKEDNEKLVDLTKDARPNEAVVLAQADKVSESESAVKRLQLGMLIRLKNLLTPEQQAQLKELKTKMTGVQAKMARAQMAAQRARQEGRDISSLEDTRSQLGTLIGQGKFKEAEDLLDKVTEQLEAKK